The DNA window CACCCTAAGTCGACATCTAAGTGTGCACGAATACGGTGACTACAAAGTTGCTTATGGCTTCACAACACTGATGTCGGTACTCGTTTTATTAGGAGGCGATAGGTTAGCTCCCCGTATTTTAGCTAGACCTATCTCAGAACAGCAAACCAGTACCATTGTTGATTATTTGGCGTTTTACCTGAAAAATGCGTTTGTTCTGAGCTTTATCGTTATTGCGCTAACTTGGGCTGCCAGCTTTTTGTATCTGTTGTCCTTTGATAAACAAGACCATCACGCTATGGCATTTATGGTCCTTGCTGTCCCACTCATTGCAGTTGGCGCGATACTAAGCCGAGTGCTGCAAAGTGCAAAAAGACTCGCCGCCTCGAACTTGCCATGGCGCATTGTACTTCCTGTGCTAAAAGCACTTAGTGTTCTGTTGCTCGCTCAGTATTTTACTTCGATGTCGGTTATTCATGTCATTGCCGCGGGGATTATCGTTGTCATCGCTATTTTGCTATGGCAATTCAGGTATCTAAAACAACTCGGGTTGTTGCAATCCTTGAAACCGACTTACCATTTGGATACCTCCAAACTGCTTAAATTGTCCATTCCGATGATGCTTGCCATGCTCGTAACGATGCTGCTGAATCAAACGGACATTTTTATGCTGGAGTTGATTTCACAAGAGCACGTGGTCGGTCATTTTGGCGCGGCGAATACGTT is part of the Pseudoalteromonas xiamenensis genome and encodes:
- a CDS encoding oligosaccharide flippase family protein gives rise to the protein MSEQHNQYLSRGAVFLVISIFLGYAADYAFNLTLSRHLSVHEYGDYKVAYGFTTLMSVLVLLGGDRLAPRILARPISEQQTSTIVDYLAFYLKNAFVLSFIVIALTWAASFLYLLSFDKQDHHAMAFMVLAVPLIAVGAILSRVLQSAKRLAASNLPWRIVLPVLKALSVLLLAQYFTSMSVIHVIAAGIIVVIAILLWQFRYLKQLGLLQSLKPTYHLDTSKLLKLSIPMMLAMLVTMLLNQTDIFMLELISQEHVVGHFGAANTLAHLIPVTQVTIASLFMPLIGHYFDKQPDQALVLFKKAQRITILVIAVIATVLFIFSNSLLAIFGDSYLNAEPALVWLIAGYSVWAFAAPSVTWQQYNGNGLQIVYVGAAAIMIDLVANLYFIPKYDIEGAAIATALSLSCATVLVLMLNLKQSAKSLEKRDETDA